One window from the genome of Scatophagus argus isolate fScaArg1 chromosome 13, fScaArg1.pri, whole genome shotgun sequence encodes:
- the dusp22b gene encoding dual specificity protein phosphatase 22-B, translating to MGNGINKVLPDLYLGNFKDARDREQLARNNITHILSIHDSAAPILQEMTYLCISAADLPTQNLTQHFKQSITFMHESRLKGEGCLVHCLAGVSRSVTLVVAYIMTVTRLGWQEALAAVKVVRPCAGPNLGFQRQLQEFEATQADQFRQWLQMKYKDNPFNDEADIRELLLRASKVNGEEVKKQASTPPGGI from the exons ATGGGTAATGGCATCAATAAG GTCCTACCTGACTTGTACTTGGGGAATTTCAAAG ATGCAAGAGACCGAGAACAGTTAGCCAGAAACAACATCACGCACATCCTGTCCATTCATGACAGCGCGGCTCCTATCCTCCAG GAGATGACCTATCTCTGCATTTCAGCAGCTGACCTGCCCACACAAAACCT GACTCAGCACTTTAAACAAAGTATAACGTTCATGCACGAGTCTCGCCTGAAAGGAGAAGGCTGCCTTGTTCACTG TTTGGCAGGTGTGTCTCGCAGCGTTACCCTGGTGGTAGCTTACATCATGACGGTGACAAGACTCGGCTGGCAGGAGGCGCTGGCTGCAGTGAAGGTGGTCCGGCCTTGCGCTGGCCCCAACCTGGGCTTCCAGCGTCAGCTCCAGGAGTTTGAGGCTACTCAAGCTGATCAG TTCAGACAGTggttacaaatgaaatataagGACAATCCCTTCAATGATGAGGCTGATATACGAGAATTGCTTCTCAGAGCGTCCAAAGTCAATGGTGAGGAGGTGAAAAAACAGGCATCCACCCCACCAGGAGGCATCTGA
- the ripk1l gene encoding receptor-interacting serine/threonine-protein kinase 1 isoform X1 → MADSPLQSFGMATAPQSSLQMRSSDLIKKEPLDYGGFGEVYLCYHATLGQVVLKTIYTGPIRNEDSKRSLLEEGSIMASLNHERVVKLLGVIMEDRDCSLVMELIPRGNLLVMLETVSVPISIKGRIIVEILEAMMYLTQRHVIHKDIKPENILVDKDFHIKIADLGLATCQTWSKLTKEESRRRSHKGRTSGVRGAGTLSYMAPEHLESINTASTEKSDVYSFAIVVWVILTGEEPYANARSEDHICQCVRNGDRPAEDLIPDYTPSEMIQLMKRCWHHDPVQRPAFKKSYDDFFPFYKEKLEPHVEENLLDLMNSYEGPDDLVEKMKSLTVTHECFLADCPAPLVSSDTSVSEPVEASIEDLHGIQYEPPVDAVQADAKNVNSPSVLEEKLDRELQYHKRGSYNCENQPDFANCYHHKNSNPFLQNSTSDHVMRQPEQDRPSYASSVHSWTKTEAVQPTGHEDTWYHPTSDLYESMKSSIPPSPHLPMSASTPSLTQCNPQHPYSHYDRQQSWPTYPVSDTSAPDVNPGRLLTPYKSSMLQDPGSLYIHNASGIQIGSNNMMNIRDYESCRSLVSPRADDSAIQPSSIEEFIQKYEDLAVTEEHLDLLRENIGAKWKYCARRLGLTRVEIETIEHDYRCDGLPEMVHQMLDKWKMKEGSIGCTVGKLCRALKGNIKVDVIQKILDTCGSPSLIQ, encoded by the exons ATGGCTGATTCGCCGCTCCAGTCATTCG GGATGGCCACCGCGCCACAGTCTTCGCTTCAGATGAGATCGTCCGACCTTATCAAAAAAGAGCCCCTGGATTACGGAGGATTTGGAGAAGTTTACCTGTGCTACCACGCTACCCTCGGCCAGGTGGTGTTGAAAACTATATATACAGGCCCTATTCGCAACGA GGACAGTAAAAGGTCACTGCTTGAGGAGGGGAGCATTATGGCAAGTCTGAACCATGAACGTGTGGTCAAGTTGCTGGGTGTTATCATGGAGGACAGAGACTGCTCGCTAGTCATGGAACTCATCCCCCGAGGCAACCTGTTGGTCATGCTAGAGACG GTCTCTGTGCCAATATCCATCAAGGGCAGAATCATTGTAGAGATTTTGGAGGCAATGATGTatctcacacagagacatgtcATACACAAGGACATCAAGccagaaaacattttagtgGACAAGGATTTTCACATCAAG ATTGCAGACCTCGGCCTCGCCACCTGCCAAACATGGAGTAAACTCACAAAGGAGGAGTCTCGCAGGAGGAGTCACAAGGGGCGAACATCTGGTGTGAGAGGTGCCGGCACACTGAGCTACATGGCCCCCGAGCACCTGGAGAGTATAAATACAGCCTCCACCGAGAAGTCTGACGTCTACAGCTTTGCAATCGTGGTTTGGGTCATCCTCACAGGGGAAGAGCCGTATGCAA ATGCCAGGAGTGAAGACCATATATGCCAGTGCGTCCGAAACGGTGACCGACCAGCAGAAGACCTTATTCCAGACTACACGCCTTCAGAGATGATTCAGCTGATGAAGAGGTGCTGGCATCATGATCCTGTACAGCGGCCAGCCTTTAAAA agagttacGACGACTTCTTTCCTTTCTACAAGGAAAAGCTTGAACCACACGTAGAAGAAAATTTACTTGATCTAATG AATTCGTATGAAGGCCCAGACGACCTTGTTGAGAAGATGAAATCTTTAACAGTGactcatgaatgttttttggCAG ATTGCCCAGCTCCTTTGGTGAGTTCAGACACAAGTGTATCTGAGCCAGTTGAAGCAAGTATTGAGGACCTGCATGGCATCCAATATGAGCCACCTGTGGATGCTGTTCAGGCAGATGCAAAGAACGTTAACAGCCCTTCAGTTTTGGAGGAGAAACTAGATCGGGAGCTTCAGTACCACAAACGTGGTAGTTATAACTGTGAGAACCAGCCTGACTTTGCCAACTGCTACCATCACAAGAACTCAAATCCTTTCCTGCAGAACAGCACATCAGATCACGTTATGAGGCAACCAGAACAAGACAGGCCCTCTTATGCATCTTCTGTCCATTCCTGGACAAAAACTGAGGCAGTTCAGCCCACTGGCCATGAAGACACTTGGTATCACCCTACTTCTGACCTCTATGAGTCCATGAAGTCTTCCATACCTCCTTCACCCCACTTGCCAATGTCTGCCAGCACCCCTTCTCTAACACAGTGTAACCCACAACATCCATATTCCCACTACGACCGCCAGCAGTCCTGGCCAACTTATCCAGTGTCTGATACATCTGCTCCTGATGTCAATCCTGGGCGTCTCCTGACCCCTTACAAGAGCAGCATGCTACAAGATCCAG GGTCTCTTTACATACACAATGCCAGCGGGATCCAGATTGGGAGCAACAACATGATGAATATCAGAGATTACGAGTCCTGCCGAAGTTTAGTATCTCCCCGTGCTGACGATTCAGCTATCCAGCCATCTTCTATTGAAGAATTCATTCAGAAATATG AGGACCTTGCTGTGACTGAGGAGCACCTGGATCTGCTGAGGGAAAACATCGGAGCTAAATGGAAGTATTGTGCTCGACGACTGGGTCTGACCCGTGTGGAAATAGAGACCATTGAGCATGACTATCGCTGCGATGGCCTGCCAGAGATGGTGCACCAGATGCTGGATAAATGGAAAATGAAGGAGGGAAGCATCGGCTGCACAGTTGGGAAGCTGTGCCGAGCACTGAAAGGGAACATAAAGGTAGATGTCATCCAGAAAATATTGGACACCTGCGGTTCTCCCTCATTGATCCAATGA
- the ripk1l gene encoding receptor-interacting serine/threonine-protein kinase 1 isoform X2, translated as MATAPQSSLQMRSSDLIKKEPLDYGGFGEVYLCYHATLGQVVLKTIYTGPIRNEDSKRSLLEEGSIMASLNHERVVKLLGVIMEDRDCSLVMELIPRGNLLVMLETVSVPISIKGRIIVEILEAMMYLTQRHVIHKDIKPENILVDKDFHIKIADLGLATCQTWSKLTKEESRRRSHKGRTSGVRGAGTLSYMAPEHLESINTASTEKSDVYSFAIVVWVILTGEEPYANARSEDHICQCVRNGDRPAEDLIPDYTPSEMIQLMKRCWHHDPVQRPAFKKSYDDFFPFYKEKLEPHVEENLLDLMNSYEGPDDLVEKMKSLTVTHECFLADCPAPLVSSDTSVSEPVEASIEDLHGIQYEPPVDAVQADAKNVNSPSVLEEKLDRELQYHKRGSYNCENQPDFANCYHHKNSNPFLQNSTSDHVMRQPEQDRPSYASSVHSWTKTEAVQPTGHEDTWYHPTSDLYESMKSSIPPSPHLPMSASTPSLTQCNPQHPYSHYDRQQSWPTYPVSDTSAPDVNPGRLLTPYKSSMLQDPGSLYIHNASGIQIGSNNMMNIRDYESCRSLVSPRADDSAIQPSSIEEFIQKYEDLAVTEEHLDLLRENIGAKWKYCARRLGLTRVEIETIEHDYRCDGLPEMVHQMLDKWKMKEGSIGCTVGKLCRALKGNIKVDVIQKILDTCGSPSLIQ; from the exons ATGGCCACCGCGCCACAGTCTTCGCTTCAGATGAGATCGTCCGACCTTATCAAAAAAGAGCCCCTGGATTACGGAGGATTTGGAGAAGTTTACCTGTGCTACCACGCTACCCTCGGCCAGGTGGTGTTGAAAACTATATATACAGGCCCTATTCGCAACGA GGACAGTAAAAGGTCACTGCTTGAGGAGGGGAGCATTATGGCAAGTCTGAACCATGAACGTGTGGTCAAGTTGCTGGGTGTTATCATGGAGGACAGAGACTGCTCGCTAGTCATGGAACTCATCCCCCGAGGCAACCTGTTGGTCATGCTAGAGACG GTCTCTGTGCCAATATCCATCAAGGGCAGAATCATTGTAGAGATTTTGGAGGCAATGATGTatctcacacagagacatgtcATACACAAGGACATCAAGccagaaaacattttagtgGACAAGGATTTTCACATCAAG ATTGCAGACCTCGGCCTCGCCACCTGCCAAACATGGAGTAAACTCACAAAGGAGGAGTCTCGCAGGAGGAGTCACAAGGGGCGAACATCTGGTGTGAGAGGTGCCGGCACACTGAGCTACATGGCCCCCGAGCACCTGGAGAGTATAAATACAGCCTCCACCGAGAAGTCTGACGTCTACAGCTTTGCAATCGTGGTTTGGGTCATCCTCACAGGGGAAGAGCCGTATGCAA ATGCCAGGAGTGAAGACCATATATGCCAGTGCGTCCGAAACGGTGACCGACCAGCAGAAGACCTTATTCCAGACTACACGCCTTCAGAGATGATTCAGCTGATGAAGAGGTGCTGGCATCATGATCCTGTACAGCGGCCAGCCTTTAAAA agagttacGACGACTTCTTTCCTTTCTACAAGGAAAAGCTTGAACCACACGTAGAAGAAAATTTACTTGATCTAATG AATTCGTATGAAGGCCCAGACGACCTTGTTGAGAAGATGAAATCTTTAACAGTGactcatgaatgttttttggCAG ATTGCCCAGCTCCTTTGGTGAGTTCAGACACAAGTGTATCTGAGCCAGTTGAAGCAAGTATTGAGGACCTGCATGGCATCCAATATGAGCCACCTGTGGATGCTGTTCAGGCAGATGCAAAGAACGTTAACAGCCCTTCAGTTTTGGAGGAGAAACTAGATCGGGAGCTTCAGTACCACAAACGTGGTAGTTATAACTGTGAGAACCAGCCTGACTTTGCCAACTGCTACCATCACAAGAACTCAAATCCTTTCCTGCAGAACAGCACATCAGATCACGTTATGAGGCAACCAGAACAAGACAGGCCCTCTTATGCATCTTCTGTCCATTCCTGGACAAAAACTGAGGCAGTTCAGCCCACTGGCCATGAAGACACTTGGTATCACCCTACTTCTGACCTCTATGAGTCCATGAAGTCTTCCATACCTCCTTCACCCCACTTGCCAATGTCTGCCAGCACCCCTTCTCTAACACAGTGTAACCCACAACATCCATATTCCCACTACGACCGCCAGCAGTCCTGGCCAACTTATCCAGTGTCTGATACATCTGCTCCTGATGTCAATCCTGGGCGTCTCCTGACCCCTTACAAGAGCAGCATGCTACAAGATCCAG GGTCTCTTTACATACACAATGCCAGCGGGATCCAGATTGGGAGCAACAACATGATGAATATCAGAGATTACGAGTCCTGCCGAAGTTTAGTATCTCCCCGTGCTGACGATTCAGCTATCCAGCCATCTTCTATTGAAGAATTCATTCAGAAATATG AGGACCTTGCTGTGACTGAGGAGCACCTGGATCTGCTGAGGGAAAACATCGGAGCTAAATGGAAGTATTGTGCTCGACGACTGGGTCTGACCCGTGTGGAAATAGAGACCATTGAGCATGACTATCGCTGCGATGGCCTGCCAGAGATGGTGCACCAGATGCTGGATAAATGGAAAATGAAGGAGGGAAGCATCGGCTGCACAGTTGGGAAGCTGTGCCGAGCACTGAAAGGGAACATAAAGGTAGATGTCATCCAGAAAATATTGGACACCTGCGGTTCTCCCTCATTGATCCAATGA
- the opn7a gene encoding opsin 7, group member a isoform X1, with product MALLNGEDVAFHSNIPVPLDIMVAVVYFIFGVCSLFGNSTLLYISYKKKHILKPAEYFIINLAVSDLGLTLSLYPMAITSSFYHRWLYGKTVCSIYAFCGMLFGICSLTTLTLLSMVCFVKVCYPLYGNRFNSVHGCLLIACAWVYALLFACSPLAHWGKYGPEPYGTACCIDWHLSNQHSTARSYTVALFIFCYILPCCVIVASYTGILVTLHASRKNMEQHASRQTHMSSIQTVIVKLSVAVCIGFFAAWSPYAVVSMWAAFGHIENIPPLAFAMPAMFAKSSTIYNPIIYLMLRPNIRRVMRRDLGTLCHSCMKGCHCSDGPAKCCSKPEVRVRLRTVHRHTNHCPSSNSSAQPPVVALKDHNCEKCKDTFECFGHYNQNCGIATPTASGDHNTPVSHKQKKKTQSVCHKKSLLATLCAKRTSEIDNFHINLEMVPGHAKVAWP from the exons GGGTATGTTCGCTGTTTGGCAACAGCACCTTGCTGTACATCTCCTACAAGAAAAAGCACATCTTGAAACCCGCCGAGTACTTCATCATCAACCTCGCTGTTAGCGACTTGGGCCTGACTCTGTCCCTCTACCCTATGGCGATAACTTCAAGCTTCTACCACAG GTGGCTGTATGGGAAAACGGTGTGCTCCATATATGCATTTTGTGGCATGTTGTTTGGCATCTGCAGTCTGACCACTCTAACCCTGCTAAGCATGGTGTGCTTTGTGAAAGTATGTTATCCGCTCTATG GGAACAGGTTTAACTCTGTTCATGGCTGTCTGCTCATTGCCTGTGCTTGGGTCTATGCCCTGTTGTTTGCCTGCTCTCCACTGGCCCATTGGGGGAAATACGGACCAGAACCTTATGGCACTGCTTGTTGCATTGACTGGCACCTGTCCaatcagcacagcacagcacgtTCCTACACTGTGGCACTGTTCATCTTCTGCTACATCCTTCCATGCTGTGTGATTGTAGCATCCTACACAGGCATTCTCGTCACACTGCATGCGTCCCGCAAGAATATGGAGCAGCATGCATcgagacagacacacatgagcAGCATCCAGACAGTTATTGTTAAG CTAAGTGTTGCTGTCTGCATTGGTTTCTTTGCGGCATGGAGTCCATATGCCGTGGTGTCCATGTGGGCTGCCTTTGGACACATTGAGAACATCCCTCCTCTGGCATTTGCCATGCCAGCCATGTTTGCCAAGTCCTCCACTATCTACAACCCAATCATCTACCTAATGCTCAGGCCAAACATCCGCAGGGTGATGCGCAGGGACCTGGGTACTCTATGTCATTCCTGTATGAAGGGCTGCCACTGCTCAGATGGGCCAGCTAAATGCTGCTCCAAACCTGAGGTCAGGGTCAGACTCCGCACAGTCCACAGACACACCAACCATTGCCCTTCATCCAACTCCTCTGCTCAGCCTCCTGTAGTAGCTTTAAAAGACcacaattgtgaaaaatgtaagGATACTTTTGAATGCTTCGGGCACTACAATCAAAATTGTGGTATTGCTACCCCTACTGCCAGTGGAGATCACAACACTCCAGTTtcccacaaacaaaaaaagaagactcAGAGTGTGTGCCATAAGAAGTCTCTGCTGGCCACCCTGTGCGCAAAAAGGACTTCAGAAATAGACAACTTCCATATTAATTTAGAGATGGTTCCAGGGCATGCAAAAGTGGCTTGGCCCTGA
- the opn7a gene encoding opsin 7, group member a isoform X2, with product MAITSSFYHRWLYGKTVCSIYAFCGMLFGICSLTTLTLLSMVCFVKVCYPLYGNRFNSVHGCLLIACAWVYALLFACSPLAHWGKYGPEPYGTACCIDWHLSNQHSTARSYTVALFIFCYILPCCVIVASYTGILVTLHASRKNMEQHASRQTHMSSIQTVIVKLSVAVCIGFFAAWSPYAVVSMWAAFGHIENIPPLAFAMPAMFAKSSTIYNPIIYLMLRPNIRRVMRRDLGTLCHSCMKGCHCSDGPAKCCSKPEVRVRLRTVHRHTNHCPSSNSSAQPPVVALKDHNCEKCKDTFECFGHYNQNCGIATPTASGDHNTPVSHKQKKKTQSVCHKKSLLATLCAKRTSEIDNFHINLEMVPGHAKVAWP from the exons ATGGCGATAACTTCAAGCTTCTACCACAG GTGGCTGTATGGGAAAACGGTGTGCTCCATATATGCATTTTGTGGCATGTTGTTTGGCATCTGCAGTCTGACCACTCTAACCCTGCTAAGCATGGTGTGCTTTGTGAAAGTATGTTATCCGCTCTATG GGAACAGGTTTAACTCTGTTCATGGCTGTCTGCTCATTGCCTGTGCTTGGGTCTATGCCCTGTTGTTTGCCTGCTCTCCACTGGCCCATTGGGGGAAATACGGACCAGAACCTTATGGCACTGCTTGTTGCATTGACTGGCACCTGTCCaatcagcacagcacagcacgtTCCTACACTGTGGCACTGTTCATCTTCTGCTACATCCTTCCATGCTGTGTGATTGTAGCATCCTACACAGGCATTCTCGTCACACTGCATGCGTCCCGCAAGAATATGGAGCAGCATGCATcgagacagacacacatgagcAGCATCCAGACAGTTATTGTTAAG CTAAGTGTTGCTGTCTGCATTGGTTTCTTTGCGGCATGGAGTCCATATGCCGTGGTGTCCATGTGGGCTGCCTTTGGACACATTGAGAACATCCCTCCTCTGGCATTTGCCATGCCAGCCATGTTTGCCAAGTCCTCCACTATCTACAACCCAATCATCTACCTAATGCTCAGGCCAAACATCCGCAGGGTGATGCGCAGGGACCTGGGTACTCTATGTCATTCCTGTATGAAGGGCTGCCACTGCTCAGATGGGCCAGCTAAATGCTGCTCCAAACCTGAGGTCAGGGTCAGACTCCGCACAGTCCACAGACACACCAACCATTGCCCTTCATCCAACTCCTCTGCTCAGCCTCCTGTAGTAGCTTTAAAAGACcacaattgtgaaaaatgtaagGATACTTTTGAATGCTTCGGGCACTACAATCAAAATTGTGGTATTGCTACCCCTACTGCCAGTGGAGATCACAACACTCCAGTTtcccacaaacaaaaaaagaagactcAGAGTGTGTGCCATAAGAAGTCTCTGCTGGCCACCCTGTGCGCAAAAAGGACTTCAGAAATAGACAACTTCCATATTAATTTAGAGATGGTTCCAGGGCATGCAAAAGTGGCTTGGCCCTGA